aacttggtacacctcctaatccatttagagctattctttgcatgtttagtaactctcttaggccctcatgctttatctcgcacgtatctcgcacacatctcgcacgttccgaactttcactatttatttcaaaatcaacttggtacacctcctaatccatttagagctattctttgcatgtttagtaactctcttaggccctcatgctttatctcgcacgtatctcgcacacatctcgcacgtatctcgcacacatctcgcacacatctcgcacacatctcgcacgttccaaacttccactatttatttcaaaatcaaattggtacacctcctaattcatttctttacatcttgcacgcattttgtaggttcttaagttcaaatcaattttttaagatacaaaagtacttaaggtagtttaaggatggcacatgttcggattttagtgcgtcacggtggtgaatgggatgagggacgaagaaaatatgaaggaggagtgttaaaaggcattgttgtccctaaagaaataacacacaaagatttacagtctgaactatatgaccttgcagaagttgaccctacaaagttcgacataaagataagatgtatatatgagatcaaaggggaaaaggaagctcctccatttgagttaagcaatgaccgtgatttgaagttttatattcttagtgaaaatccattggaggtccccctatacctatcgtttgagcctacaagcaatcgaagcatgaaagtgttaaacaaagattacaattcagtatctgggagcaaccaagttcaaaatttaaaccctcatcctcctccaattggaatggatagattagatgagaatgaagttgatattggtgaagttgagggtggcttgtgtcataacatgatagggaccaattcggctatatgggaatcatatgagtcatatcattcaatagatgatacttttacattggagtcagttgagatgtacaatgaattgtttgacatcccagaacaaagagatgctcctacaaaagattgcaaaggaaaaggtaaagttgactacaggtcctctagtcggaagttgaagacaaaaggaagtggctggtcggaagaaagctctacaagtgaagagttggatgtaggacaaatatttttttgcaagagagatttgtcaatgagattaagtgtgttggcaatgaaaattttttttcagtttgtagtaaaaaagtctacaaaagaggttcttttcgttagatgcatcgacaacaagtgtggttggagattgcgagcggttagactgaaggattcaaatatattcaagattaaaaagtatgtgaaagttcattcatgttctcttgagtttttgaatcgtgaccataggcaagcaaaatcttgggttgttggagaattaataaagtccaaattcaaggggcccggtcgcatatacaaaccacgtgatatcatagaagacatgaggcaagactatggcataaatatgagttatgagaaagcatggcgtgccagagaaaatgcatatgaacgagtgcgagggtctcctgaagagtcatataatcttttgcgtagatatggtgaagcactcaaatttacaaattcaggtacaatatttcacatggaactcgaagatgatcgtttctttaaatatctttttatggctgttggtgcatgtgttagaggattcttaaattgcattagaccggtcatagtcatggacggaacatttcttaagaaaaaatatcggggtcagttgatagtggccgtttgtttagatggtaacaatcagatctatcctctagcctttggagtagttgatagagaaacagatgactcaatacagtggttcttagaaaaattgaaaggtgcaataggggaggtgcctaatctaggctttgtgacagatcggaaaacatgcttcgccaagggtatttcatcagttttcccatctgcattccacggcctttgtgtccaacatttgagtcaaaatttgcatgataaatataagaatgacacggttgctactttgttttataatgcatcgagaacatatcgtgaatcaacgtttgttgaagcgtggagacatcttctttcatttcctaatggttcagggaaatatttaaatgatgttggaatagcacgatggtctcgtgttcactgcccaggaagacggtataacatgatgacaacaaatatagcggagtccatgaattctatactgaaagaacctagagatttgcctattgcttcattccttgaaaatgttcgagctttgctacaacgttggttttgggagcgtcgagaagaaggcattaaagtgacgtctacattgaccaaatgggcagagttagttattcaaaagaaacaagaaggagctttgacaatgaaggtcaacccaattgactgttaccaatttcatgtcaaagatttagataaggaggaggtcgtaaaccttcagactaaagaatgcacttgcaaggagtttcaagctgagcaactaccatgctcacatgccattgctgcagcacgggttcgtaatataaatgtttatagtttatgtgctaattattacactaatgaatgtttgttggctgcatatgcggaggccgtctacccagttgggaatcagtcagattggaagacaagcgaagactacgtacatatgactgttttacctccaaaagtagtcaaaagagttggtcgaccgaagaaaaaggggattccaagtgttggtgaagctccgaaattgcataagtgtggtcggtgtaaacaaataggtcacaacagattaacgtgtaccaatccaatttcatataccgacaagtcgagcatacaagattagaaatttccctaccaatgtactaagtattacactaattaatgaatgtttgttaatgatgtgttttcttaatgatttgtcccaacattcttactttctgtgcttccaaatggatgaagaagacgaaaataacgattgacttattcatttaagaacacaaacactggttttatgatcgtttaaaaataactaaatgttcgtttaaaaatatctaaacgatcgtttaaaaataactaaacaatcggttaagaacaaccaaacgatcgtttgaaaacaactaaacgataggttaaacaaaactaaacgatcgattggtcgaacaaaactaaacgatcgtttaaaacaaccaatcgatcgttggaaaacaactaaacgatcagtgaaacaaaactaaacgattggtcaaacaaaactaaacgatcgtttaaaacaaccaatcgataccttgaaattaactaaacgatcagttaaacaaaactaaacgattggtcgaacaaaactaaacgatcgtttaaaacaaccaatcgatcgtttgaaattaactaaacgatcgactataaaaaactaaacgatcgtttacataaactaaacgatcttttgaaacaacgaaagacacccgcgaattgtttacaaccgcgattcaacatttcaaaaaaagtatgcgaatttacaatattgcccctttggtaaaaacaaccgatatatatatacgttccgccttctcacttttcgtttttcgtcactacgcaatacacaaccgctactcgatcgTTTTTCGTCGcagtccattgttctctcagaccatttttgtctcagtccatagttttcgtcaacgttaaaaggtattttcccgaacttttcctactataacgttacacttttcctttgtttatatttcaaacgtttcaacttctgtcttcaaaaactatcattgtgttcttatattattattgtgaagcgtttagggtttcgggttcgacttctgtcttcaatatattatattcatttcaggatggctgtacctagcgaAAAGTATTTCCTTGCCActgtgtcatgccaagtgcacaagatcggcagtcttattaaggataaactgaccaaggaccagctgcaaatgttcgaaaaaacaatttttggtccattgctgaatgtgaacatggtattcaacggccagttgatccatcatttcttgctgaggcagatacctgaagacggtaacgcagatggaatctgtttctcggttttagggaagaacgtccgttttacccaaaaggaattcaacatcataactggattgtggccaacaaacaatccattggagaaagattgcgatagcaagcgactacaaagtcttctattcggatcagaaaataagaaagtaataacatgcttggaaattgaggaaattttcaagaattttgagtttacaaatgatgacgatgctgtgaaggtcgccttggccgtctttatagaaactgtgatggtcgggaaggataagaaaacacagtttgacatggatattttgggaagagttgatgatgaagaagcatttaaaagcttcgattggtcaactttcttctacactcgtctgctcaacagtttaaagacaagtctccaaggcaaaaaagaagcatacgagctgaagaagacacgaagttccaaagcagtgtcatactataacatcaaaggctacgtccttgcttttcaggtgatttttatttcttcatacactttaagtaaatgccaattgaacatcaaaatttaacatatttgtttaaatgttgtaggtgtgggcttatgaagtactctcaaccgcaaatgagcacctggccacaagaaacagtaagggattaatccctaggatattgagatggaattgtacacaagctccatcttacaaaatgctgcagaataacatattcgacaacaaaaatgtaagtaaaacctgtcagtcatcgtttaatataattacacaatccaataatacaattacattgcagactgttgttcaacctaaactcaagatgtcaacccaagagaaggctttcatggagagtcgaatttgaggggatgataacatgcaaatggaggaggatgaatccattggagcaatgaacaacaaatcattggagcaatcagactcatctccacaaagagaacaactgtcaccccaaagggaacaaagtcaaacagtggctgaggagtctgaaatgcatccaatcaccaagaagaaacatttcagatcaaagaagtccaatgacaaagaagaacgaagtcattcaaaatcctacaagaaactgaagaaggaaataaaagaagttcgtaaggatttatccacactgacttctatagtctgtaggatggatgacacaatcacaaagcagtcattggagctgtatgaaatgaagcagatgctggagagattggtccaggtaaaatttgttttcatcatacattagataaacgatcgtataactttgatagacgatcgtttatcaaagttactcgatcgtttaacttcgatagacgatcgtttatcaaagttacgcgatcgtttacttttatatacacgatggtttaacaatacattatttttttaattttatgttcgtttttatttgtttgttagaatcaaactgaaaatcaagggaatgatcatactgatcagaatgacaatgagtatgttgttcaagaacaacatactcaacaacaacctactgaagaacaacatactgaacatcaagaggaaacccaaaggttaacatttcattcattgtttactagtttataaatacctaacaattgtatttttttttcttattctcatgttttttctcattttgtttagggaacatcaagaggaacgtggtagtgatataagcatagacggtagggatgcagacttgctaatgactataagagatatatcggatagtctaagtcatcaaattcagaaagaaTCAGACCTGCCACagatgattactacccttccatatgtgagccaacctcttgcactttgtgaattggctccaatggatcaaactgtacaaattgtaaatgaagaatctcaactggtatgtatacacaacaaatttgtagtcgtttgaatgaatagtttgttacttgtttaatacgattacattgcaggaaacaacaaaaaaacaggttgagatgaaaaaaaatgatgaagcagttactttggttgaaaaagaaccagtaactgtgcctgataaagatgtggaagaaaaaccaataaagagaagaaagctatgtaaaatagcaaataaagaggtgcaacatgaagatgaacaaggtaatccacccacaacatctgctcagatcatatcagtatctacaacacctgtcccagatgtggaaatcagagaagtagatccatataatccgatgtggaaagtggatccaaaattatggaaggaatacttgcaatggaaaagatcaagaaaaacaacccatgaagaaaggaaagtagtctccacaaccagaaagaaagactttttcagacagcttgaagaaaacacatgggtacatggagacgtaagtactcttcccaaacgatcgcttatatttgatagacgatcgcttctattaactaaacgatcgcttctattaactaaacgatcgttaagttaatattacacgatcgcttactacgtaaacgatcacatgtacatttcttatgcgatcgcttatcctctcctttcattcattaaacgatcgtttattttttctttgtagacattggatttgctattagcccacttgcagaataaaatgttgcatctcaagcaccattgcaagcgttcttttagaatattacattcctcttttctggtaagttgttattctttaattttttttttgtatacaagttaaactgcatcattatattctgattaaattttgacttgttcttgaagactggaatcaataaaccagactgcattgtttggaaccacatttttgatactcatctggtgacaccagataatacgaaagctgaatggacagacccaacagcacacctaactatatggacagaaaaagatgtcgaatactatttcaacactgctgttggtgattacaacgacataccagggtggggagatgtcaactacgtgattacctgcatcaacataaaagaacactggttggctattgcagctgatatgagaaaatgcaggatctacgtgttcgactcaatgccaaattatgttgagcagaaacttgttgatgaagctcttcaaatgcctgcacgatgcattgcctcactcgcgattgcaattggagtcaacctccattcagatcgtttcacatatggcccttggccaatacgcagatcgaaggccacattacagaaagggcgttcattggattgtggaattttctgtaccaaatttgttgaatgccttgtaactgctagtgaccttggttgtctaactgtgccaaacatgaaactgtttagacaacaatatgtgctggaactttgggccaataaatacttttgctaaataaaaaaatatatattcgttcttgtacttttcagttaatatttgtattcgtttatataatttttttatgtaatttttatagagagaataacatattataattttaaagtttgttataaaataaatactttgtgatattttcaattaaacgcgaccaaaattgagaaagaatatttgagttaatatttgtattcgtttagatacatatcacaaaatattcgtgtagagaaatactcatcgcgcacatatgtataaacgatcttcttaataaacgatgtctaaacgatcttcttaataaacgtcaaaatattaagcgatcgtttagtaaagtctaaacgatcgtttggtaaagtctaaacgatcgtttggtaagtgtaaacgatcttcttaataaacgatgtctaaacgatcttcttaataaacgtcaaaatattaagcgatcgtttagtaaagtctaaacgatcgtttggtaaagtctaaacgatcgtttggtacagtctaaacgatcgtttggtaaagtctaaacgatattcttaaaatcataaaaaaattcagcgatcgtttagctacaagtagttttgcaacatagagaataatcgatactactaattgaaatgtcaattgatactaattgaaatgcaacatacacaataatcgaacagccaattgatacttgtgatttatgttaatatttcaatacataggagtgttggtccataattgaaatgctaattgttttctaaagtatgacatgttttcttgacataatgtatctaaaccaacaccagcaactatgtactcaaaatacttaattgcgaatacgccacaatcacaattatttcgttgaagtggaattgagtcaacaatgacaactggccaaggttccttgtatgtcgatgatctacctctcctatcaaagaagccagtactatctaacaactttggcaccaactgtcgaatgggcagtaatatgtttgtcatctcttcggcagttgtaagtgacggaagcgaatcccataccttcacttgacaacttaccaaatccaagcataatagaacccaatggttgccatggacattgaatggagagtaaacgtaatcaacacttgcccaaggatcttggaagtccacttttgacccgacaacatagtcaaccaacctatactcttcgtcccagtcaaacgggcgattctctttaatacattctttgtataggggccacttcgaaactaaaatgcgctgcaaagaaaaacataaaaacgcaaatatcagaccgaaagacaaatatcaaacgcaaatacatacataaagtaacgagacgattacaaaccataaagattgtgtctgcagttgtgaagttctgagaagaaggtatcccggctgccttaatcttcaagcgaatgaaaagaaaaagtgcatccaaatgctaatacaaacaaaagtaagcagtaaatgtatagaaccataacaatgataaaattataattgcataaatgataagataatcccatacctcatccgacaaccaccggcgacacataaacaagtctctgaaaaaagccttcgattttttcccatgaaaggtttcacgcagctcatcgtctgtacgcttgtctgtaatccaaactcgaagtctatctaaatggacgtcaagtattttgtgcataggatcataaacaattgcttcagactcagaggtgctggtggttgatgtcagagaccgtttaggtagagttgtgaatggggttgataggtaaacacttgcacgcttcctacgggcgggccgaacgtgtggtcgttgagtgagaaatggttctatctctatgacgtcctcatcgtcaacgacatctattggctcctctaaaccaatatcaaccttcttctccaacacatcttcgtcaccctatggaagctcataatgcattagtgtatataatgatagaaattaaacatcaatattagcatgaacatggaaccaaaccttctttttaacttcaatgtgttcatcctcctttggcatcctcaaccaattaggggtaccgcctgtgtcaacatcttcggtcttagcattatccacatctttactttctaatgtatgatctactaagccttcggacaccttgtggtccccttcgtcaccctatggaacctcaaaatgaattagcgagaacatggttaccaaatatgaaacaactaacgtgaatacacttaacagtttcattcctaacctttctttgaagtccaatgtgcttcaatatggttgacatcaggcccttcaattcgtcaatatcggattttatagtattaagttgcccttcaacaaccgctactcgatcttggagatttcgaatagcctttttcatctt
This region of Cucumis melo cultivar AY chromosome 7, USDA_Cmelo_AY_1.0, whole genome shotgun sequence genomic DNA includes:
- the LOC127150317 gene encoding uncharacterized protein LOC127150317, coding for MQMEEDESIGAMNNKSLEQSDSSPQREQLSPQREQSQTVAEESEMHPITKKKHFRSKKSNDKEERSHSKSYKKLKKEIKEVRKDLSTLTSIVCRMDDTITKQSLELYEMKQMLERLVQNQTENQGNDHTDQNDNEYVVQEQHTQQQPTEEQHTEHQEETQREHQEERGSDISIDGRDADLLMTIRDISDSLSHQIQKESDLPQMITTLPYVSQPLALCELAPMDQTVQIVNEESQLETTKKQVEMKKNDEAVTLVEKEPVTVPDKDVEEKPIKRRKLCKIANKEVQHEDEQGNPPTTSAQIISVSTTPVPDVEIREVDPYNPMWKVDPKLWKEYLQWKRSRKTTHEERKVVSTTRKKDFFRQLEENTWVHGDTLDLLLAHLQNKMLHLKHHCKRSFRILHSSFLTGINKPDCIVWNHIFDTHLVTPDNTKAEWTDPTAHLTIWTEKDVEYYFNTAVGDYNDIPGWGDVNYVITCINIKEHWLAIAADMRKCRIYVFDSMPNYVEQKLVDEALQMPARCIASLAIAIGVNLHSDRFTYGPWPIRRSKATLQKGRSLDCGIFCTKFVECLVTASDLGCLTVPNMKLFRQQYVLELWANKYFC